TCAAGGTTTGCTACCGTTAAGGACATGGATGCCCCTACAtccttcttttttaatttggagAGAAATGTCAGCCAGACAAAGCAGTTGATGTCCCTTTGGCTTCCAGATGGAACTCTGACCACTGATCCCACCACCATGAAGGAGCATGCTGTGGCTTTCTATAGTGACCTTTTTAGGCAGCAGGCCTGTAACAGAAGCTGTGTGGAGGCTCTACTGGATGGTCTTCCTCAAATTTCCGCTGCAGACCAGGCAATTCTGGATGCCGAAGTTTCATTAGAAGAACTGACTGCTGCTGTTGGACAAATGGCTCCTGGCAAGACTCCAGGTCTGGATGGTTTACCTGCAGACTTTTATAAACATTTTTGgaggctgttgggagaggacttGTGGGAGGTACTCCAGGAGTGCACCTTGACGGGTATCTTGCCAACATCCTGCCGACAAGCTGTTCTTTCTTTACTTCCAAAAATAGGAGACTTGACTCTGTTGAAAAACTGGAACCCGTTGCCCTCCTTTGTGTGGAATATAAGTTATTTTCTAAAGTGCTTTCTAATAGGTTGAAGAAATTTCTTGAATTTATCATACACAGAGATCAGTCATATTGTGTACCTGACAGATCTATCATGgataatctttttcttttaagagaCTTGTTTGACATTTGTACACTTTATGAAATTGATGTAGGTATTATTTCTTTAGATCAGGAAAAAGCCTTTGATAGGGTtgatcatttttttctcttttcgaCACTAAGAGCTTTTGGATTTGGTGatggttttatttctttattgggTTTATTGTATAATGAAGTGTTTTGTCTTGTTAAAGTTGGGGGAGGATTAAGCTGTCCAGTTAAAGTTCAGAGAGGCATTCGACAAGGATGTCCCGTATCGGGACAGTTGTATTCTATTATAGTTGAACCTCTTTTACATAAACTGCGCTCTACCCTAACTGGTGTTATTCTCCCAGGTTTCTCAAATGATCCAGGTTTAGTGGTCTCTGCTTATGCTGAtgatataaacatttttattaaaaCCCAGAATGATATTATGGGTCTTCAACAATGTTTGGAGCTTTATGaaaaagcttcttcagctaaAGTGAACTGGGAAAAAAAGCTCTGCCTTAAAAATTGGTCCATGGACGAACAATCTCCCTAAATTACCAGATAACATTCATTGGGCTAACCAAGGTTTAAAATTCTTGGGTGTTTCTTTGGGGACAGAtacttttttagaaaaaaaggtGTCATGGAGAGAGTGTGTGTCAGACTATCCAAATGGAAATGGCTGCTACCTCAGCTGTCTTATAGGGGAAGGGTTCTGGTGGTTAATAACTTGGTTGCTTCGGCCCTTTGGCACAAGCTGACTGTGTTAATGCCACCAGTATCTCTCATACAACGTCTCCAAAAGACTCTAGTGGATTTTTTTCTGGTCTGGATGACACTGGGTGAGAGCTGCAGTCCTGTACCTGCCAGTAGAGGAGGGTGGACAAGGACTCATAGACATAACCTCACGGATCACGgctttcaggcttcaaacagcGCAGAAACTTTTACATGGTGTTGGATTACCATGGCTGGATACTGCACGTCTTCTTCTAAGGAAAGCAGGACGTATTGGATATGATAAACATCTCTTTATGCTACGACAAGGATCCTTGGACTTAACTGGTCTTACTCCATTTTATCAATCGGTTTTAAATGCTTGGCAGATTCTCACCTTTGAGAGGAACGATGATACGACACCAGGAATGTGGGTTTTTGAAGAACCCCTGTTTGGAAATAATTTTAGCTCGTCACAGCTGCTTTCATCTTTTACTTTAAGATCTAAGATGAGAGAAGCAGCCTGTGGTAAGCTGGGCCATCTTATGAAGTCCTCTGTGTCCAGTCTCACTGAGAGTCTTGATGTGCGATCCAACAGACTTGTGTTAAGACTGAAAAAAGAAGCCTGTGCTTCTCTGCCAGACTCCATCAGAGCGTTTCTTGCTAATAGTACTCTGTCTGACCAATGGGACGATGAGTATGAGTATGTGTTTCCTTCCCTAATTGTCTCTCCTGCAGTGGACCAATGGCAGGATGAGCCAGGAAAGCTGATGTCCCTACAAGATTCACCGCTAGGTTGTTTTGAAGGCTTGGGGAAGAAAGTCTTGTACAATATCTACGTGAAGGTTCTGAATTTACGCTCTCTGGCAGAGGTGAAGGTGTCGAACTGGACCGAGTTTTTTGATACCAGCTCTACCCCAAGAggctgttggcggtccctgtacaaacTCCCTATTGAGAAACCGGTGGGTGACCTCCAGTGGAGGATTGTACATGGGGCCATATCTACAAACAGGTATCCGGCACACCTTAATCCTGACACTAGCGTTACCTGTCCTTATTGTGTGCAGGAGGAAACttttgtagcagtcacagtgccgtgtggattaagagtttttcaaactttgacaaaaccaacattcctgtgggggatgtttacgtatgtggatataaaccagatcttcattttctttccacaaaggaaaaagagacagaaactgcctaatttacgttcactTCCTGCCCTCTTaaaagcttttggggagtcgaactcgcaacagacgcttgcaataaaaattgggatagactctaacgaacaaagaactcactcttggaaaagtgggacacttactatcttatctagaccataactcgaaagttgacactttaacaccccttttcaccagcaaaccgaccagatggctacacacgaactgagaagacttcataagactcacttttagtcgaatcttaaaactatattaaatgtgtttgataaccgtgtacaatttctttcaggtttccagcttgatcacaagacgcatatagagacaatttgtacgattctggcttaaatattgacgaagaaacaaacttgttggaaaatgcccaacctgcctgatggaaccacattgccccctagtggtctgcagtgttgattagttgaacatttaaatcccagaggactcagtaaaatgggcaAGATATATGCAGCTATTAACTTCTAACATGTCCCttcagtatctatttggtaattgtttggtgtccccattgttaacacagaaaattaatattatgtggttcactattcatatgtcacgatttcatagatattcatctgaattttgaaagtcataattgtctttatcatgtgtgttattttgatgtctttatattacaagtctatgttatatctttaatctgcatatcttaacaagatgtggtgttttcagaatcaccgagacaaatgttctatgagatgggagtaatggagaaataagagttttctttgtctcatccagaaatcccctatagcacagatcaccttacacagacatgcacgcagttcaagcatgtcattggctgaaaaagtagtgtaagccccgcctccgagagtcaaaacccggaacccgcggaaaacacactctctctagctctctctagttctctcgttttgctggctcgcttcaggcgtctgctctcttgcttcttgcctcttgttccagaagggttccaacccagagtttcagaaggagatttgagcagagaacagctgctcagagacttttagagatggtttaagcagaagagaagagctcgccggagtttgggagttttcccataatctcaggagagagcggaaggacgtgtggataacgatgcagcggacgaccggaggagaccctccagaacccagtgagaccccggagatgagaaagaaagacccgaacaaagaaacagattgaaatactctgaagatgcacgttttacgtgtttttgttcgtccctcgccatccacgtccttctacgtcgcacgtcctaacctccgctgtttcacgccatcatcaccttttcctaccaagaaagccaactccaagcaaccttttattaatcttctgtgaacttaagttcacttcatcagagaagcaacggacccactgacactaagaagattcgaccatctaaccccagtcctcggcaccatcgtttcggtttcccggtgaaagaagcaactgagaagtccgctaaagtcagccaccacagccaggaaggcccagagagcggaggAGAAATCCGCTCGGACCCCGCGTGACCGCTGCCgtggtccgaaccgactgaacagaacttcagcacagtaagaccgacccgttttcaccttaaagtgggtttgatggatgtctcgaggctttcacagaatgataaattaatccgaaatgtcagtatttagattcaaatagtcagccaacccaaactatttgaataaatccagtaactctccattcccatattttattttatattcactaagtgtttttatataatcacccatattcaatgcatctcctgtttgtttaaaggttcatgtctaagatcatatcattgtaataaacagctcatatatctatatatatgttataatcacagattgtgtcgtatgctttctttacgtaatgtctgtccaaccaaacgagaacttcacgaaagtagcgagatatgagactgaatattaattgaatattaatttaacaccaggatcgtaagatttcgaacagttttcctacctgactgtgacttaaattaagtcaaaacctaggtaggtggtgccctgaattcgaggtaaggtttatttgagactgtaagaacatctcataaatccttatatttaataggtatataaatacccggtaacgctacacttTGCATCATATTTttgttgaatgtcaaagattgAGTCCTCTTTTTGTCCtcttaagtgttttttttggtgGTTTTGGTGTAAAGTTTGCTAACTGTATTTTTATTCATGGTCCACTATATTGTGCAAGAAAGAAATCTATTCACATACTTTTAAATTTCATTTCTGGGATGGCAAAATTAGCAATCTGGATATCAAGAAAGGACTAAATTAATGGACATCGAACGGAAGACGCTTATGTTTTATTCAAGCGACTGGTAGTTGCTCGTGTTCGTGTGGAATTTGAGTTTTTTAAGTTGATAAAGAACATGGATGGCTTTGTAAGTAAGTGGGGTATTAATGATGTTTTGTGTTCAGTGGATGATGCAtctttagtttgtgttttttttatttttattatttttaacgtTTTTTGGTTTTATTGATGACTATTTAATGTATAttttggttgattgattgttagAGTGGGTAATAAAGGTAATTTAAAACTcaaactctttctttctttctttctttctttctttctttctttctttctttctttctttctttctaaggTGACGGTGCAAGCCACCTGTATCACCCTGACTGCAATGAGTGGGGACCGCTGTTATGTGACAGTCTACCCTCTGAAATCTCTCCGCCACCGCACTCCAAAAGTAGCCATGATTGTCAGCATCTGCATTTGGATTGGTATGTGGCGTCATTCCTGAAAGGCATTCAATAActcctttaaactgatcaaGACAATGACAAATCAAAACCAATCATGTATTTAATTTTCTGCCCAGGCTCCTTCATCCTGTCCACTCCAATTTTAATGTATCAACGTATAGAGGAGGGTTACTGGTACGGCCCGAGACAATACTGCGTGGAGAGATTCCCTTCTAAAACACATGAGAGGGCGTTCATCCTCTACCAATTTATTGCTGCCTACCTGCTGCCAGTGCTCACAATCTCTTTTTGCTACACTCTGATGGTGAAAAGGGTTGGCCAGCCCACAGTTGAACCTGTAGACAACAATTACCAGGTATGGGcatggtttgttttgtttaatactTGACTGTAATTACCTAACATGAGGGTAAGCTACTGCTATCAATTATGTTTCAATTAAAAGCTAGAAGGTCTTCTCTCTTTGAAAAGATGTTTGAAGCTATTTCCTTTAGAGTGGCTAGACAGCTGTTTTTTACAATTAAGCAAAATGTTGCATCTAAAAGCTCACAGACTAACTCAAACATGTGAAATAAGTAGTTCTGCTTTAACACGGTTTTCAGTGCATTTTCTTTTGGTGTTAATGTAGCCCAATCACCGCACTATACTTCTTGTTATTTTCAAAAAGTAGATCTTTTAACgagaaatatatttaaataaaatttgCTCCGAACTAGATGCGTGCGGAAAGTAACTAATTGGCGAAATCAGTGGAGTATACAGCAATTAAGCCCAGATACTGTATCTCCCTAAGAAGTTTATGGAGAGAAAAATCTAAACCAAAGCAGAGTTAGTATTGGACTTCCATCCATCAGTTTGAAAGAAAAGTGAATTTTAATCGGTGACAATATGTGTGTGTTGTCTATGTGAATAAGCATAAGAAACATATCAAACTGAGCTTATAAACTTTACAGGAGAAAATATCTGACGGTTGTGTTTATATTGTACTCGTATGGCCAGAAATCAGAAGCAAGATTTACATTTGTCCTTATTAGTTATAAGCTCTGATTTCATCCAGTGATATACCATGAATGTGTAATACTTTTACGTCTACTACTAATATTGATAATACTGTATAGAAAATAGCCATAATaagataaacataaacatatttgaCTTGATTAATGACTGCAGTGCACCAGACCCATGGGAAGAAGCCCCGATGTACCTCATTGTTAATGCTTTACTCCAGAGTGAGCCTATTTACTCTTTCAGCGCTTATCTGCAAATAGTCTTGCAAAAAGTATTACACAGATCATTGCTGACAGAAGCTTCAGAGTGAAGCTCAATCTAAGCATGCAGACGCACTCTGTGTAACGCTACGACGGAGAGAGCAGGGCGACTCACGAACAGGAAAAGGATGGGCCAACTAGCTGATCAATCATATAGGTGGGCCTAATCAAAAGAAACGATGAAGAGTCCTGCTTGAGAGGCAACTGATTCATTTCTCTTGGTGAAACTTAAATGAGTTCAATATAATGGGAAGCTATGTGACTGCATATAGTAGAAAAAAAATGGGCACTTTTGCAACCAGATCTTCAGGATTCTTCACTGTTTCTCAGAGCTCTCATGTTGCTCATTAGCCACAATTGTTTAGActtaattcattaaaaaaaaaattttaaaagttgtttttttttcaatataaaACAGATTTCTCCAGCAGATTATTCATAACAAAAAGGAAATTGTTGAAGTTTCCGCTTTGTATTGTGAATCAAAAAGTTCTAACAAAACAATTTAGCGTTAATTTGCTCTAAAAGAGTGCTGCAGTGTGACTAATCCTAATCATAATGTTGTTGAATCAATATATCCTGCAGCCATGATTGATAAAACTATCTATAAAGTTTGACTTAGATTGTTCTGAGACATGAAGCTGATGCAGTGCCAATGAAAACCACCAGGAGCTGCCTATAAAAAAACGTTTGACAGAGTAGACTCCCATGACTCAGTTCATAAAAGAGACACATTATACCCATATGTCCTTTTGATGTTATTGACTAGATTAAACACAAACAGCCCAGATGTGACAAGTGTGTGAATAATGCAGTCCTCTTATCTCCTCAGGTCAACCTCCTGTCTGAGAGAACAATCAGCATAAGGAGCAAAGTCTCCAAAATGGTGGTCGTGATAGTCCTCCTTTTTGCCATCTGTTGGGGTCCCATCCAGATCTTTGTGCTTTTCCAATCCTTCTATCCAAATTATAGACCCAACTACGCAACATACAAGATCAAGACGTGGGCCAACTGCATGTCCTATGCCAACTCCTCAGTCAACCCCGTAGTTTATGGCTTCATGGGAGCCAGTTTTCAAAAGTCTTTCAGGAAAACATTTCCCTTCCTGTTCAAGCGCAAGGTCAGGGATAGCAGCAGGGCTTCAAGGACTGCCAACGCTGAGAtcaagtttgttgctgctgaGGAAGGCAACAATAATGATAATGGGGTAAATTAATTCAGACTATTAAAGATAGGATCAGTGAGGTTATTGTATACTGAGCTTTGTGTAGATTATAATTATGATGGATGCTGGCCATGAGTTCACATTGTATGAATGAACATGATTCAAACTGCAAAAGTTTATATCAGAATTGGTATATTGCATACATGTAAATACATGCTGTTAAATTAAATGCTAAATTAAAATGTTAGTTAATAAAACTAGGTTTAAtatatttcagtgttttcaggtacAATGCAGTTTAATGATTCCCATTTAGGTATTTGAGGTCTCCAATTATCAAACAGCAACATCTCACTTCCATTTGGGACTGACATGCGAGTCAAGGTGCCAGTTTTAACTGATGTtggggaaacaaaaggaaactaCAGAACATCACCGAACAGGTTTTGCACAATATACTACCTGTTGACTGCTGAAGGAAGTGTTGGCAAATACGTATCCCACTGAGATGCCAAACACCACAGCCAAATAACTCAAGACAGTTATACATCTGATAATGAAACAAGTCACTCTTTAGTCAAAGCCCAGCATTTGGAAATTTGATGATTAGGTATGACAGGGTCTGTATCCAGTGAGGAGACATATGAAAATATGATGTTTGGGAAATAAGGAATGTAAATTTTGAGTAAACTATTTAATCTATTTCTCTGTtgtctgctttttttctttaacatacATGGTTGACATATATGTTCTGCAATTGCTGAAAAGAGAaacatttaattattttctgtaCCTCAGAAACTTTACGTAAAGTTTTTAAATAATATTTCAATATGTGCTTATTTGCTTTCTTTGAGTTAGAATACAAAATCCAGTTTACGAAATAGTTAGAGTGCTTATAAAAGATTAACGTGAAAATTTAAAACTCAGTCCACCAGGGAGATTTTAGAACTTTTCAGGAAATTGTCTTTGTATTACCATGCAGAATCCAAGCAAAGCTAGTTCTTTCATTCTGCTCCTACATTTTGTGCGCAGTCATTTGTCAGCTGGCTGTCGTAATGTATGTACAGATTACTCATGATATATGTATTCATTGTTATCCTATTATTAGAATTATACATTTCTAACATTTAAAGAGCAGTTGCACAAATGATGCCTATATTGTTAAGTTTCAGAACAATAAATTAAACTGACGTAGTTTAAACTCTTAAACTAAAAATAGCTACCACTCTCATAATACAGCTATCTTTATTCTCATCTGTTCTCTGGAGAAATGGCAAAATTCTTATAATGCCAAACTATTCCTTTAAAACTATGGTTATGCCTTAGTCTGTAGccctttttttgtcaggtgGATCTACGAGTTAAAGCCGCTCCTGCTTTTCTGCTCAAGTTGCCAACCAATTAAAACAGTCTCACATATAGCAGCCCATCAGTTGTATGTATTTCCATGAAGGTTGCTTCCATTTAAATATTCATCCCCAAGACTGGAAGATCATTACGAATGCACTATAATTAATGAATATGTTTTTCCTGCATTTCACCAGCTGTGGACCCCTGAGAGCAGGGTGGCTAATTGTTAAGAATCAAACAAAAGTCAGCATCCAGCTGAATGGGTTTCTCTGCCGTCAAATGTGATGAGTGAAGCATTGACAGTGtttacttttcttttgtctcacatacacaaacacctTTCTCGACACTTgggcacaaaaaaaataaaggctgTAGAAAAATGCATGCAAGTACACAGACCTGCATCACCCAgttcatccaggtgtttatggAATGAAATGTCATGGATAATAACAAGTTCTTAACATTTAGCTGAGCAGAAGATGACGCGATCAAACATGTTCAGTAATAGGCACTGATTATTTGTACACAAAACAGCTATTTccctttatattattttatttttttgggtcTTTGACAAATTTGGTGAGATTCATTCAGCCTCTGCACAAAGGGCAGCTCTTGCATCAATTAATTATCATATTAGTGCAGGTTGCGTAAACTCAAGCCTTTCAGGATACAGAGTCAATGTTTTTTGTGGCCTAAAGGAGCTAACAGAGTATGCTTTCCTGCCTCAACACATTTTGTCCTTGTAAAGAGACGAGACTTCCCTGATGCTTCAGTTACAACAAACATGCCTGTGTGTGGTGAGCCTTTTCAATGAGACAATACCTGGATTTTATAGAATTACCCATAGGAAGTAGAAACCAGCAGAATGGTATGAGATTGACAGCTGGTAGCTGTGCACTGCATGGAGCTACTTATGCTTACGAAGGCAGAAGTCTGCCAGGATATTGGAGTATGAGACAGATGGAAGCTTGGCAAGTTTGGCCAAGAATGTGAACTTTTAAGTGACAGATCTCTGTCTTTACATTTGGGAAACCCATTTTGGATCCACTTCACAATTCCTGCTAACTCCAACTACTACTGGATGGTCTGCTATGAAATCTAGTTTACACATTTATGAATATAAGAAGACAAAATCCAGATTAACGACCCAGACACATTTGCTCAGCAGGACCTGCAAAGCAGATTGATGTCCTCTCTTCATTACAATTGTTAAACTTGGATATCATCTTTGCATTTACTCACTGTGTCCTTGCACTTTTACTCACTGTTTAGTTATTGTTTTACATATGACAAAAACGAAAGCTGAGGTAGGCATGAGATGTCTCGTATAAGGTTATGAAAAGATCACGGCTTGTGTTAAAGCAGAGTCTAGCCTAAAAATTTATCTAaaattcaacttttttatttttcaaatatcCTTCTTCTGTATTACCAAGTAGCCTCTTACTGTAACCTGTGAGAAGGTGGAGCTCCAACTCCACCCACATCCAAATCATCTACCATTTTAACTTAGAAGCCATGCCCACTAATCCCTTACCCCGTCCTATAAGCAAAGTTGGCTGTGGGTGAAAGCGGATGATTAAACCCTGGATCGCTAGACATATTTGATACTACTTACTGCTGCTACAATTCTGCAAACTGAATGCTTGTTGGTTTTTGCAACTGGGAAACCATGTACTTTTTGTAACATCTAGAGCAAAACATGTACATTTTGCTTCTGAGGGCGAAGTAGAAAAGAAATAATGTGCAGGTGAAAGTAGAAAATAGCCTTGACTAGCAATTACTTGTATAAAGGTCTGTGGAGTAGCACCCTCTACCATTTCCGCCCCTTCCTTTTATAAGCATTTGTGACCAATTGAACATTGGCAAGACATGAAAAATGGACATCACCAGGTAGGAGCACATACTGCATGAAGAAGTAACACAACTGAAGTTCTGACAAATTGAAACTTGAGCTGCATCTGTGCAGGGAACAGTGCAGGGGAATATATGAACTGAACAATTTCTGTACCATTACTCTGAAACTGCAGTCGTTAGCCTTGTGCACCAGTGTAAGAGTTTCATACTCTGTCAAGGGATCAGATTGATATGAGATAAACTGTTTTATATGATTAATAATTTCACCTGGCTGAATGTGTAGCTCCCACAGGAAATCAATCATCAAATTGGAAAATGTTCAATGGTGATGGAAAATGGTCTGAATGGATGCCGTGGGCTGCTATTTACCATCCTATTTAAAGCATTTCCACTTGACAGTAAACAGGAGGTGTGATAGAGTGTAATAATTAATTTCAGTCTCACCGTAACACAGCCATTATTTTtctatcactgcctgctgttgAGCAGAGATGTACTGTTGCCTAAATCCTTCAAAGATTCATTTCATCAGGCAAGTAATCACTCACTGGGGGCAACAGGGGCAATTAATCACATTTCAAACTCTCACTTTCACCATCTTGAAAAGACAGCCTAAAGTGTTCAAAGGAAGACAAGATGAAAGGTTTGATTTgcccattaaagctgcagtctgcaactctttttcaagcataatgcctggaactgtccggggattctgaaagtagtacattaaataccccaatacaaaaaaaaatgagttctctaggtcccctatatgtcccgctaggtcccgccagcaggtttgtttacaaaattgcagaccggaccggtaaaaggtaaccaatcaggtttacgagctgggctctgctgcctgtcaatcaccgtttgtgcacgcgcgatacaaggtaggctcatccccacgcttatttatctagactattgaacttcattacgggctagtctacttactgtgtcttccatgatcgcaaatgacaggtgagtttgatgaatgaggagtcgtgtacgcgcatctggcgtgcacgtagacgtgcacgagttctcatgtgttttgatggggcgggacaggaagttgaataactttttatttttcggttaaaaaataagcatttcttgcattttgcgactacggaggtcaccgttttcaacttcaagcgttctgatagatcatgtaaactcttaaaatgccaaaaagtaggactttacgtatgacaacaacaaatcctgcagactgcagctttaagaagaAACCTCTTTATGACAAGTATTTTTCTCATGGTCTTCTCTCACTGAGAACTACAAAGTAAGAACATAATCTCATGGCTTGCCCAGTAATACTTTTCCCTCTGTGACTTTGACTTTAGTGCAGCACTCATTTAATGATACGATATTTtccacagctttttttttttaatgggataCCAGTGAGTTATATATTTTTCGCCACTGCAGCCCCTGACATCTTCAACAGATGACGGGgatgcagctgtgaatcaaacaaaaatacaaaaaaaaaagtataatctATCAGAAATACATGTGAGGCGAATATCAGTGCATAATCTCCTGAGAGTCAACAAGCACTCCTGAAGAGGGAGACAGAGCATCAGGGTCACTCAGGGAAACATTTTAGTTGCAAAGCTGCAAGTaagctgtgagaaaaaaaactgcaaaaatgAGGCAATCTTGGCAATGGAGCATGCtctttggacaaaaaaaaaaaaaaaaaatacagtgcaTGCATATCAAATCTGTTTGTGAAGACAGAAAAATTACAATTACTCAAACTGCAACACAAATACAAGTAAAGTGGTTGACACCAATGCAACTGCCCTGGCCCTCAAAACCTCATCAGACAATCTGTTGGGCCCATTGGTGGTTGGCCTTGGATGTGTGATGGAACAACTGGACTCAACTGAAAGGTTGCTATAT
The sequence above is drawn from the Odontesthes bonariensis isolate fOdoBon6 chromosome 14, fOdoBon6.hap1, whole genome shotgun sequence genome and encodes:
- the kiss1ra gene encoding KISS1 receptor a translates to MYSSEELWNSTEQVGVNGSEANFSHGRHLDDIEEEGDQHPFLTDAWLVPLFFCLIMLVGLVGNSLVIYVISKHRQMRTATNFYIANLAATDIIFLVCCVPFTATLYPLPGWIFGNFMCKFVAFLQQVTVQATCITLTAMSGDRCYVTVYPLKSLRHRTPKVAMIVSICIWIGSFILSTPILMYQRIEEGYWYGPRQYCVERFPSKTHERAFILYQFIAAYLLPVLTISFCYTLMVKRVGQPTVEPVDNNYQVNLLSERTISIRSKVSKMVVVIVLLFAICWGPIQIFVLFQSFYPNYRPNYATYKIKTWANCMSYANSSVNPVVYGFMGASFQKSFRKTFPFLFKRKVRDSSRASRTANAEIKFVAAEEGNNNDNGVN